Below is a genomic region from Citrobacter europaeus.
TGCCGGATAACGAATGCATGATGCCAACTTTAATGGTGTCGGCTGCCTGAACGGTAAAACTCATTCCCATTGCTACTACAGAGGCGGAAAGCGCAAAAGCTTTTAAAAATGTACGACGCTGCATAGTTTCACTCCTGAAATTAGACTTGCTGAAAGCTCCGGTGCAGCCGGGCAGACAAAACGGTGCAAATAAAGGGTATTCAGAAGTGATAAGGCAAAAACGATGCCAGATATTAAAACATCACATAAAATCAATAGATTAGCGCATCGTTTACAAAGATTAGTATTAAAATCTCCCACCAGAAGGATTAATCAAACGAAAAATTGAACCACCATGAGACAACTCTGCATTATAAACGTGCAACAATCTGTGTCTGCAGCACACCGTGATAACGGCGTCTCCGGGTTGAAAAGCAGGGTTATTTGCCTACAGATAAATGTGTCTCGTCACTATTATTTATTTTTCCCGACGCCATCACGTCAAAATTTTACTTTTCAGCCAAAATAATCACACAGTTCAGCCTTTGTTTAAGATTGAATTGCTACTATAGTCATAAGCGAGGTGAACTTAAGGTAAGAGAGGAAACTCACAGATAAAGGAGCATTTACTATGCTGGGTAATATGAATATTTTTATGGCTGTTCTGGGAATTATTTTATTTTCCGGTTTCCTGGCCGCGTATTTTAGCCACAGATGGGATGATTGATGAACGGAGATAGTCCTGCACCGACCCGGCCCCTTGTAGCGTAACTGCACAAGGGGCCATTTTTTTTACCTGAATCGCCCTCCTGGCACTTTTTCCCTGGTTTACAGATAAAAAAAACCGCCGGATAAACCAGCGGTGAATGCTTGCATGGATAGATTTGTGTTTTGCTTTTATACGCTATCTGGCAATTCCCTGCGAAGATAACGGATATTTGACTAATCTATCATCGACAACCCCAATGAAAGTTAAACGAAACGCAACTACCTTGAAACGGTGTTCGCAAATCTC
It encodes:
- the mgtS gene encoding protein MgtS, encoding MLGNMNIFMAVLGIILFSGFLAAYFSHRWDD